The Mesoplasma tabanidae sequence CTAATGGTAGTGGTAAAACAACTTTACTTGAGATATTAATAGGTCAAATTAAACCAACAACAGGATCTGTTTTAATAGAGGGCAAAAAAGAAACATTTAAGGAAATAGGGATACAATTCCAAGAAGGTGCATGACCCAAAGGAGTAACATCAAAATTGATCATTAGTTATTTTTTAAAAAAGACTAAAATTTTAAAGGACCCTGAAGTCAACAAACTTATTGATATATTTGAAATCAGAGAATTTTTAAAAAAGGATTTAAATAATTTGTCTGGAGGTCAAAAGCAAAGATTAAATACTCTATTGTCAGTAATAAACAATCCTAACTATATTTGTCTTGACGAAATGATTACAGGACTAGATTTAAAAATGCAATTGAAACTAATTGATTTTTTTAAATCACTAAAAAAACAAAATAAAACAATTATTGTTATTTCACATAACCCTGAAGAAGTAGAAAAGCTTTGTGACAAAATAGTTATTCTAAAAAAGGAAATATTTTTTACAAGTCAACAACTAAAACAGTT is a genomic window containing:
- a CDS encoding ABC transporter ATP-binding protein, with the protein product MIEIKNISKKFGKNLVLSNINLTIKKGESLALLGSNGSGKTTLLEILIGQIKPTTGSVLIEGKKETFKEIGIQFQEGAWPKGVTSKLIISYFLKKTKILKDPEVNKLIDIFEIREFLKKDLNNLSGGQKQRLNTLLSVINNPNYICLDEMITGLDLKMQLKLIDFFKSLKKQNKTIIVISHNPEEVEKLCDKIVILKKEIFFTSQQLKQLSKILDQLET